Proteins co-encoded in one Erinaceus europaeus chromosome 2, mEriEur2.1, whole genome shotgun sequence genomic window:
- the LOC132533839 gene encoding zinc finger protein 696-like, translating into MDPTQAAAPPAVGLQVRPVQEEGALDRGQRLRYGSAMLNDVAPLAPTGATGASDGSRAAPAAAWRSTWPPAKGPQGAGRSRSPSRPPKVTRRQRPRKVGGRFARGALPRGGRRRRGAPGAGQRDFRCAKCGRSFRHTHLTIRVRNGPPGERPGRRAAASAFSSFSKPLGRRASASEKPYRCARCGKAFGRVSRLAAHRRAHAGERLHGCGECGKAFRSRAALAGHEKTHAGLGPFECGVCEKTFLRKAHLAQHQRAHAE; encoded by the exons ATGGACCCGACTCAG GCTGCGGCGCCCCCGGCGGTGGGACTGCAGGTGAGGCCGGTGCAG GAGGAGGGGGCCCTTGACCGAGGCCAGAGGCTGCGGTACGGTTCCGCGATGCTGAACGACGTCGCCCCGCTGGCGCCCACAG GTGCGACAGGTGCTTCGGACGGATCCCGGGCCGCGCCGGCAGCCGCCTGGAGGAGCACGTGGCCCCCGGCCAAAGGACCGCAGGGCGCGGGCAGGAGCCGGAGCCCGAGCCGGCCTCCCAAGGTGACTAGGAGGCAGCGTCCCAGAAAGGTCGGGGGCAGGTTCGCCCGCGGGGCGCTGCCGCGTGGGGGGAGAAGGCGGAGGGGGGCCCCGGGCGCGGGCCAGCGCGACTTCCGCTGCGCCAAGTGCGGGAGGAGCTTCAGGCACACGCACCTGACCATCAGGGTCCGCAACGGGCCGCCCGGGGAGAGGCCGGGCCGCAGGGCCGCCGCCTCCGCCTTCTCCTCCTTCAGCAAGCCGCTGGGCCGCCGGGCCTCCGCCTCCGAGAAGCCCTACAGGTGCGCGCGGTGCGGGAAGGCCTTCGGGCGCGTCTCCCGCCTCGCCGCGCACCGCAGAGCGCACGCGGGGGAGAGGCTGCACGGCTGCGGCGAGTGCGGGAAGGCCTTCCGCAGCAGGGCCGCACTGGCCGGGCACGAGAAGACCCACGCCGGCCTCGGGCCCTTCGAGTGCGGCGTCTGTGAGAAGACCTTCCTGAGAAAGGCGCACCTCGCTCAGCACCAGAGAGCGCACGCCGAGTAG